One region of Permianibacter fluminis genomic DNA includes:
- a CDS encoding rhodanese-like domain-containing protein, whose protein sequence is MQIVVELFTNHPYLSVAWLTLLMLVIASFSSAGGGKAIGPQQLTTLVNRQDGVVLDIRPLADFNKGHIVGAVSAPLSKLDSMDKELERYKERPVIVVCAQGMTAVNACKQLKKQGFAQLFRLGNGMQAWTAENLPISKK, encoded by the coding sequence ATGCAAATCGTAGTTGAACTCTTCACGAACCACCCCTATTTAAGCGTTGCCTGGTTGACCCTGCTGATGTTGGTGATTGCCTCGTTCAGCAGCGCTGGCGGCGGCAAGGCCATCGGCCCGCAGCAACTGACCACCCTGGTCAATCGGCAAGACGGTGTGGTGCTCGATATCCGCCCCTTGGCCGATTTCAACAAGGGCCATATCGTTGGGGCCGTTTCGGCGCCGTTGTCGAAGCTCGACAGCATGGACAAGGAACTGGAGCGTTACAAAGAGCGCCCGGTAATCGTGGTGTGTGCCCAAGGCATGACTGCCGTCAACGCCTGCAAGCAGTTGAAGAAGCAGGGGTTCGCCCAGCTTTTCCGGCTCGGCAACGGGATGCAGGCCTGGACTGCTGAGAACCTGCCGATCAGCAAGAAGTAA
- a CDS encoding NfeD family protein — MQNWYWLAVGLLLFAIEMVAPGFYLMFFGIAALLTGLVALLLPLPWQALATLFALLSVISVVVGRRWYASKEGEGSATLNRRSDALVGRRTRLQTALTAEGGEIFIDDTRWTAQGPELPAGTEVEVVSVLGSRVMVRPVS; from the coding sequence ATGCAGAACTGGTATTGGTTGGCGGTTGGCTTGCTGTTGTTTGCCATCGAAATGGTGGCGCCTGGCTTTTACCTGATGTTTTTTGGCATTGCCGCGCTGCTTACCGGGCTCGTGGCGTTATTGCTGCCGCTGCCATGGCAGGCGCTGGCGACCTTGTTCGCGCTGTTGTCCGTGATCAGCGTCGTGGTTGGCCGGCGCTGGTATGCGAGCAAGGAAGGGGAAGGCTCGGCCACCCTGAATCGGCGCAGCGATGCCCTGGTGGGTCGGCGCACCCGGCTGCAAACGGCACTGACCGCCGAGGGCGGTGAGATCTTTATCGATGACACCCGCTGGACCGCCCAAGGCCCTGAGCTGCCGGCAGGCACCGAGGTTGAGGTGGTTTCGGTACTGGGGTCCCGGGTGATGGTTCGCCCCGTCAGCTGA
- the grxC gene encoding glutaredoxin 3, which produces MAAIEMFTTAVCPYCVRAKQLLDSLGASYQEIRVDTDPARRDEMMSRSGRRTVPQIFINGQPVGGCDDLYALHRAGKLQPLLSA; this is translated from the coding sequence ATGGCCGCAATTGAAATGTTCACCACTGCCGTTTGCCCGTACTGCGTGCGTGCCAAGCAGTTGCTGGACAGTCTCGGCGCCAGCTATCAGGAAATTCGGGTCGATACCGATCCGGCTCGACGTGACGAAATGATGAGCCGCAGCGGTCGTCGCACCGTGCCGCAGATTTTCATCAATGGCCAGCCTGTCGGCGGCTGTGATGATTTGTACGCCTTGCATCGCGCAGGCAAATTGCAACCCCTGCTGTCCGCGTAA
- the secB gene encoding protein-export chaperone SecB, which yields MAEEIQGATNAQQPSLNLGRVYLKDLSFEAPNTPELFQTAFEPNYAVQLNSKARKLDDNNYEVILVINVECKSGDKVAFVCEVQQAGVFTISGVEGMQLRHALTAYTPSLLFPYARQVIAAAIGQGGFPALHLAPVNFDQIFAMQLQREAEQAQAGNSAEASTVQ from the coding sequence ATGGCAGAAGAAATCCAGGGCGCAACCAATGCCCAGCAACCGAGCCTGAACCTTGGCCGCGTCTACCTGAAGGATCTGTCGTTCGAAGCGCCGAACACCCCGGAACTGTTCCAGACCGCGTTCGAGCCGAATTATGCAGTTCAGTTGAACAGCAAGGCTCGCAAGCTTGATGACAACAATTATGAAGTTATTCTGGTCATCAATGTCGAGTGCAAGAGCGGCGACAAGGTCGCGTTCGTGTGCGAGGTGCAGCAAGCCGGCGTGTTCACGATTTCTGGCGTCGAAGGCATGCAATTGCGTCACGCCCTGACCGCTTACACACCGAGCCTGCTGTTCCCGTACGCACGCCAAGTGATTGCGGCCGCAATCGGTCAAGGTGGCTTCCCGGCGCTGCATCTCGCCCCGGTCAACTTCGACCAGATTTTCGCAATGCAGCTGCAACGCGAAGCTGAGCAGGCGCAAGCTGGCAACAGTGCCGAAGCTTCAACCGTTCAGTAA